From the genome of Cellvibrio japonicus Ueda107, one region includes:
- a CDS encoding lysophospholipid acyltransferase family protein, whose protein sequence is MLTLRSLIFTLGYNISGAFAGLIAVIIWPILPYSWRWQIVTCWNRFVMFWLRLCCGIRIEIIGEKHRDQYPCVVMAKHQSTWETMFLQYYFGPVSTILKKELLRIPFFGWGLASLRPIAIDRSNPVQALKDIKRKGIQRLQQGNNLLIFPEGTRIPVGKAGNYARSGADIAISAGVPIIAVAHNAGEYWPHKHLIKYPGTVRIVISEPITTEGKDRKQLTDDIKNWIEGEIAKMPPVRRNG, encoded by the coding sequence GTGTTAACACTTCGCAGTCTTATTTTCACGCTCGGTTATAACATCAGTGGTGCCTTTGCCGGGTTGATCGCCGTTATTATCTGGCCGATTCTCCCCTATTCCTGGCGCTGGCAAATTGTTACCTGCTGGAACCGCTTTGTGATGTTCTGGCTGCGTTTATGCTGCGGTATTCGCATTGAAATTATCGGTGAAAAGCACAGAGACCAATATCCCTGTGTGGTTATGGCCAAGCACCAAAGCACCTGGGAAACCATGTTCCTGCAATATTATTTTGGTCCGGTCAGTACCATCCTGAAAAAAGAGTTATTGCGTATTCCCTTCTTTGGCTGGGGGCTCGCCAGCCTGCGCCCTATTGCGATAGATCGCAGCAACCCGGTACAGGCGTTAAAAGATATTAAACGCAAAGGTATACAGCGCTTGCAACAAGGCAATAATTTACTGATTTTCCCGGAGGGGACACGCATCCCCGTTGGCAAGGCAGGCAACTATGCGCGCAGCGGTGCGGATATTGCCATCTCCGCCGGGGTACCAATCATTGCGGTGGCACACAACGCCGGCGAGTACTGGCCGCACAAGCACCTGATTAAATATCCCGGTACGGTTCGCATTGTTATCAGCGAGCCTATAACAACCGAAGGAAAAGATCGCAAACAGCTAACGGACGATATTAAAAACTGGATTGAAGGGGAAATCGCTAAAATGCCACCCGTGCGCAGAAATGGATAA
- the gmhB gene encoding D-glycero-beta-D-manno-heptose 1,7-bisphosphate 7-phosphatase translates to MKLIILDRDGVINHDRDDYVKSADECVPIAGSIEAIARLHKAGFTLVVATNQAGLAKGRFELEDLEAMHEKITLLVEEQGGEIGAIFYCPHHPDDHCKCRKPKPGMLDAIEAEFNTSVESCYFVGDSLRDLQAGLQKGCKPVLVKTGKGIKTLAQLANPGEQTDNPLVSLDQVLVVDNLAAAADIIIANT, encoded by the coding sequence ATGAAACTCATCATCCTCGACCGCGACGGTGTGATTAACCACGACCGCGATGACTATGTGAAATCCGCCGATGAATGCGTGCCCATTGCGGGCAGTATTGAGGCTATTGCACGCCTGCATAAAGCAGGCTTTACCCTCGTGGTTGCAACCAACCAGGCGGGCCTTGCCAAAGGCCGGTTCGAACTGGAAGACCTGGAGGCCATGCACGAAAAAATCACCCTGCTGGTGGAAGAACAGGGCGGGGAAATCGGTGCAATTTTCTATTGCCCCCACCACCCCGACGACCATTGCAAATGCCGCAAGCCCAAGCCCGGCATGCTGGATGCGATTGAGGCGGAATTTAATACCTCGGTGGAAAGCTGCTATTTTGTGGGCGACAGCCTGCGCGATTTGCAAGCCGGGTTGCAAAAAGGGTGTAAACCGGTGCTGGTAAAAACCGGCAAGGGTATCAAAACCCTGGCGCAACTCGCCAATCCCGGGGAACAAACAGACAATCCATTGGTCAGCCTGGACCAGGTACTGGTTGTCGATAACCTCGCTGCCGCCGCTGACATTATTATTGCCAATACTTAG
- the glyS gene encoding glycine--tRNA ligase subunit beta produces MSADFLVELGTEELPPKNLKNLMNAFAESIQADLTALELSFTSVKAYAAPRRLALLVENLASESPSKELVVWGPPAAIAFDKEGQPTKAALAFAEKNGIAASALKAESDGKVEKLVARLAQDGQKTVELLEKVVGDALAKLPIAKRMKWGSKREEFVRPVHWLVMLFGSDVVSASVLGLTAGRTTRGHRFHYNQPIELANASDYASVLKNTGYVVADFAERSAIIKDQVEAEAKNIGGVAVIDPALLDEVTALVEWPVALTGQFEERFLAVPAEALIASMKEHQKYFHVVDANGKLKNYFITVANLQSKDPTQIIDGNERVIRPRLSDAAFFFETDKKTTLASLRERLKTIVFQAQLGTIYQKTERVAKLAQFIAGKLKADEASAVRAAELCKSDLVTNMVGEFDDMQGIAGFYYALNDGENAEVAAAMNEQYMPRFAGDQLPATATGAIIALADRLDTISGIFGIGQQPSGSKDPFALRRASIAVLRLLVEKNLALDLRELLTFAKAQHNNLTVGEELVDQVLGYMLDRFRAMFEDAQIPAEVFQAVNAKQLSQPLDINQRVLAVNEFSKLPQAQALAAANKRVSNILAKQNADVSAAVNPALLQEEAEKNLAQAVGAKAAVVAPLFASREYTQALAALADLQPVVDAFFDNVMVMADDPALQQNRLALLQQLRGLFLEVADISYLVPAKN; encoded by the coding sequence ATGTCTGCCGATTTCCTGGTTGAATTGGGTACCGAAGAACTGCCTCCCAAGAATTTGAAAAATTTAATGAATGCCTTTGCCGAAAGCATTCAAGCGGATTTAACTGCACTGGAATTATCCTTCACCTCGGTAAAAGCCTATGCCGCACCGCGTCGCCTGGCCCTACTGGTAGAAAACCTTGCCAGCGAAAGCCCCTCAAAAGAACTGGTCGTCTGGGGCCCGCCCGCTGCCATTGCCTTTGATAAAGAAGGCCAGCCCACCAAAGCGGCGCTCGCCTTTGCCGAAAAGAACGGTATTGCTGCCTCCGCCCTAAAAGCCGAAAGTGACGGCAAGGTCGAAAAACTGGTAGCACGCCTTGCACAAGATGGCCAAAAAACGGTCGAGCTGCTGGAAAAAGTCGTCGGTGATGCACTGGCCAAACTGCCCATCGCCAAGCGGATGAAATGGGGCTCCAAACGCGAAGAGTTTGTGCGTCCGGTACACTGGCTGGTGATGCTATTTGGCAGCGATGTGGTTAGCGCATCGGTATTGGGTTTAACCGCTGGCCGCACAACGCGCGGTCACCGCTTCCACTACAACCAGCCTATCGAATTGGCCAACGCCAGCGATTACGCCAGCGTATTAAAAAATACCGGTTATGTCGTGGCTGATTTCGCCGAGCGCAGTGCAATCATTAAAGACCAGGTTGAAGCTGAAGCGAAAAATATTGGCGGTGTTGCTGTGATTGATCCAGCGCTGCTGGATGAAGTAACTGCATTGGTTGAATGGCCGGTAGCATTGACCGGTCAATTTGAAGAGCGCTTCCTCGCAGTACCTGCAGAAGCACTGATCGCTTCCATGAAAGAACACCAAAAATACTTTCACGTGGTCGATGCCAACGGCAAACTGAAAAACTATTTCATCACCGTGGCCAACCTGCAAAGCAAAGACCCGACGCAAATTATTGACGGCAACGAGCGCGTGATTCGCCCGCGCTTGTCCGATGCGGCCTTCTTCTTTGAAACTGACAAGAAAACCACCCTGGCCTCTCTGCGCGAGCGTTTGAAAACTATCGTATTCCAGGCGCAACTGGGCACTATTTACCAAAAAACCGAGCGTGTGGCCAAACTCGCACAATTTATCGCGGGCAAACTTAAGGCAGACGAAGCATCGGCTGTGCGCGCCGCCGAGTTGTGCAAATCTGACCTGGTCACCAATATGGTGGGTGAGTTTGACGATATGCAAGGCATCGCCGGTTTTTACTACGCCTTAAACGATGGCGAAAATGCCGAGGTTGCCGCGGCCATGAACGAGCAATATATGCCGCGCTTTGCGGGCGACCAGCTGCCCGCAACCGCGACCGGCGCCATCATCGCCCTCGCCGATCGCCTGGACACCATCAGCGGCATTTTCGGCATTGGCCAGCAGCCTTCCGGCTCCAAAGACCCCTTTGCTTTGCGCCGCGCGAGTATCGCCGTATTGCGTTTGTTAGTCGAAAAAAACCTCGCACTGGATTTGCGCGAACTGCTCACCTTTGCCAAGGCGCAACACAACAACCTGACCGTTGGTGAGGAGCTGGTTGACCAGGTACTGGGCTATATGCTCGACCGCTTCCGCGCCATGTTTGAAGATGCGCAGATTCCCGCCGAGGTATTCCAGGCGGTCAATGCCAAACAACTGTCGCAGCCACTGGATATTAACCAGCGTGTGCTGGCGGTGAATGAATTCAGCAAGCTGCCGCAAGCACAAGCCCTGGCAGCCGCAAACAAGCGCGTATCCAATATCCTCGCCAAGCAAAATGCCGACGTAAGTGCAGCGGTAAACCCTGCGTTGTTGCAGGAGGAAGCCGAGAAAAACCTGGCTCAAGCCGTGGGCGCCAAAGCCGCTGTAGTTGCTCCATTGTTTGCTTCACGTGAATACACTCAGGCATTGGCTGCATTGGCTGATTTACAACCGGTAGTGGATGCTTTCTTTGATAATGTAATGGTCATGGCTGACGACCCGGCACTCCAACAAAACCGTTTGGCACTGTTACAGCAACTGCGTGGTTTATTTTTGGAAGTAGCGGATATCTCTTATCTGGTACCCGCTAAAAACTAG
- the glyQ gene encoding glycine--tRNA ligase subunit alpha — protein MTEKRYDVSTFQGLILALQDYWARQGCVILQPLDLEVGAGTFHPATFLRAIGPETWNTAYVQPCRRPKDGRYGENPNRLQHYYQFQVALKPSPDNIQELYLGSLREMGIDTSVHDIRFVEDNWESPTLGAWGLGWEVWLNGMEVTQFTYFQQVGGLECYPVTGEITYGIERIAMYLQGVDSIFDLVWTINPNGDKVTYGDVFHQNEVEMSTFNFEEADTDYLFKSFDFYERESTRLMARNLPLPAYEMVMKASHAFNLLDARHAISVTERQRFILRVRTLARAVAQAYFDSRKTLGFPLAPEALRNELLSLSNTADGVTAEEK, from the coding sequence ATGACTGAAAAACGTTACGATGTAAGCACCTTCCAGGGCCTGATCCTCGCCCTGCAAGACTACTGGGCGCGCCAAGGCTGCGTGATTTTGCAACCCCTCGACCTCGAAGTCGGCGCCGGTACCTTCCACCCTGCCACCTTCCTGCGCGCCATAGGCCCGGAGACCTGGAACACCGCCTACGTCCAGCCCTGCCGCCGCCCCAAAGACGGCCGCTACGGGGAAAACCCCAACCGCCTGCAGCACTACTACCAGTTCCAGGTAGCGCTCAAGCCCTCGCCCGATAATATCCAGGAGCTGTATCTGGGCTCGCTGCGCGAAATGGGCATAGATACCAGTGTGCATGACATCCGCTTTGTGGAAGACAACTGGGAATCGCCCACCCTCGGCGCCTGGGGTTTGGGCTGGGAAGTCTGGCTCAACGGTATGGAAGTCACCCAGTTCACCTACTTCCAGCAAGTGGGCGGTTTGGAGTGCTATCCGGTCACCGGCGAAATCACCTATGGTATTGAGCGTATCGCCATGTACCTGCAGGGTGTGGATTCAATTTTCGACCTGGTATGGACCATTAACCCCAACGGTGACAAGGTCACCTACGGCGACGTGTTCCACCAAAACGAAGTGGAAATGTCCACCTTCAACTTTGAAGAAGCCGACACCGATTACCTGTTCAAAAGTTTTGATTTCTACGAGCGGGAATCCACCCGTTTGATGGCCAGGAATTTGCCGCTACCCGCCTACGAAATGGTGATGAAAGCCTCCCACGCCTTTAACCTGCTGGATGCGCGCCACGCTATTTCCGTCACTGAGCGCCAGCGCTTTATCCTGCGCGTGCGAACGTTGGCGCGCGCGGTGGCGCAAGCCTATTTTGACAGTCGCAAAACCCTCGGTTTCCCGCTTGCACCGGAAGCCTTACGCAATGAATTGCTCTCTCTTTCAAATACCGCTGATGGCGTTACTGCGGAGGAAAAATAA
- a CDS encoding CBS domain-containing protein encodes MKNLTVFALAADDHLVQPEEFEDVHGTTSALAILTDFRSHKPHMLDAQMEASEALELMLAEDVRTKLVIDEKREFIGVIGIDDLSEHHMALKRIELGVRPDELLVRDLMHSRRNIRAIDFDEFAKARVSDVVSTLKKHHQDYLLVVDQEAHHIRGIVSARDIARRLHTPVQIEKELTFVDIFTAVKAH; translated from the coding sequence ATGAAAAATTTGACTGTATTTGCCCTGGCTGCAGACGACCATCTCGTTCAACCTGAAGAATTTGAAGATGTCCATGGCACTACCTCCGCACTGGCGATCCTGACCGATTTCCGCAGCCATAAACCGCATATGCTGGACGCGCAAATGGAGGCCAGTGAAGCCTTGGAATTAATGCTGGCGGAAGATGTGCGCACCAAGCTGGTCATTGATGAGAAGCGCGAGTTTATTGGTGTGATCGGTATTGATGATCTCTCTGAGCACCACATGGCGCTGAAACGTATCGAATTGGGTGTAAGGCCGGATGAATTGCTGGTACGTGACCTGATGCATTCGCGCCGCAACATTCGCGCGATTGATTTTGATGAGTTTGCCAAGGCCAGGGTATCGGATGTGGTATCAACCCTGAAGAAACATCACCAGGATTACCTGTTGGTGGTGGATCAGGAGGCACACCATATCCGCGGTATAGTCTCTGCCCGCGACATTGCCCGTCGCCTGCATACACCGGTACAGATTGAAAAAGAATTGACCTTTGTCGATATCTTTACCGCGGTAAAGGCGCACTAG
- a CDS encoding lysophospholipid acyltransferase family protein, with the protein MKDQLAPLLIKALALLPLGLLRGMGDLIGRLLWWGKGRSARVTRINIAHCFPELSPVEQRQLAIHSLQETAKTAMEAGAIWRHSWPWLERRILAREGEDILRNKLAQGQGVLVLAPHHGNWEVVAPYLASLAHLTAMYQPLKTQAMDDLVLSGRSKLNITMAPTNRKGVMMLFKALQGGTIVGVLPDQVPERDAGSEIAPFFGQPAVTMTLIHGLIQRTGCAVCSCYAERVSGGFKMVVMEADPAIYSDNQVQSVAGLNASVEACVRRVPAQYQWEYKRFGRLPAHLRNPYKSGDNKN; encoded by the coding sequence ATGAAAGATCAATTAGCCCCTCTGTTAATCAAGGCCCTGGCGCTATTGCCGCTGGGATTGCTGCGTGGAATGGGCGATCTGATTGGCCGTTTGCTGTGGTGGGGCAAGGGGCGTTCCGCCCGGGTGACGCGTATCAATATTGCCCACTGTTTTCCGGAATTATCGCCCGTCGAGCAGCGCCAGTTGGCGATTCACAGCCTGCAGGAAACGGCCAAAACAGCCATGGAGGCCGGTGCTATCTGGCGCCATTCCTGGCCTTGGCTGGAGCGTCGCATACTGGCGCGCGAAGGCGAGGACATACTGCGCAATAAGCTCGCACAGGGGCAGGGGGTGCTGGTGCTGGCTCCCCATCACGGTAACTGGGAAGTCGTTGCGCCCTATCTGGCCAGCCTGGCCCATTTGACCGCCATGTACCAACCGCTCAAAACCCAGGCGATGGATGACCTGGTACTGTCCGGTCGCAGCAAACTCAATATCACCATGGCCCCCACCAACCGCAAAGGCGTGATGATGTTGTTCAAGGCGCTCCAGGGCGGCACGATTGTGGGGGTGCTTCCCGACCAGGTGCCGGAGCGGGACGCCGGTAGTGAAATAGCCCCGTTCTTTGGCCAGCCGGCAGTGACCATGACCCTGATCCACGGCCTGATCCAGCGCACCGGCTGTGCAGTCTGCTCCTGCTATGCCGAGCGGGTTTCCGGCGGTTTTAAAATGGTCGTGATGGAAGCCGATCCCGCTATCTATAGTGATAACCAGGTGCAATCTGTGGCGGGTTTAAATGCCAGTGTCGAAGCCTGTGTGCGGCGGGTGCCGGCGCAATACCAGTGGGAGTACAAGCGCTTTGGCCGCCTGCCGGCACATCTGCGCAATCCTTACAAGTCCGGCGACAACAAAAATTAA
- a CDS encoding ATP-dependent zinc protease: protein MDNCSFFRPGRKTLNLVLWIPLLAGGLMACSSSKQLLINQNALQQCLANQDTHLKQQEEQQRELVASLGALQQQLAEQQKVLESEPRVIEKQTTRVVCPSPVSPPAPKVPPAETPVVDKQIVGLQEQVLLTGLNIIMPTRINTNVANSVLDARNIQLFERNSDEWVRFTVYNPETKEPHVLERKRLRFQNVTTASATTERRPVVEMRFTVGKLTQKGEFVLADRSTSEFPLLIGRNLLRDVMLVDVSGNNLAPVQRIEEPAPKAQP from the coding sequence ATGGATAACTGTTCTTTTTTTCGTCCTGGTCGCAAGACCCTCAACCTTGTTTTGTGGATTCCCTTGCTCGCCGGCGGCCTTATGGCCTGTAGTAGCTCCAAGCAATTGTTGATTAACCAGAATGCCCTGCAGCAATGTCTTGCCAACCAGGACACGCACCTTAAACAACAGGAAGAGCAACAGCGTGAACTGGTTGCCAGCCTTGGTGCCTTGCAACAACAACTTGCCGAGCAGCAAAAAGTCCTTGAGTCCGAACCCCGCGTGATTGAAAAGCAAACCACCCGGGTGGTTTGTCCTTCGCCGGTATCCCCACCGGCACCCAAGGTGCCGCCCGCCGAAACCCCGGTCGTGGACAAACAAATCGTCGGGTTGCAGGAACAGGTACTGCTCACGGGCCTGAATATCATTATGCCGACCCGCATCAACACCAATGTGGCCAACTCGGTACTGGATGCACGCAATATCCAGCTGTTTGAGCGCAACAGCGACGAGTGGGTCAGGTTTACCGTTTATAACCCCGAAACCAAAGAACCCCATGTCCTGGAGCGCAAGCGTTTACGCTTCCAGAATGTGACCACTGCCAGTGCCACCACCGAGCGCCGACCGGTGGTGGAAATGCGTTTTACGGTGGGAAAGCTGACCCAGAAAGGCGAATTTGTGCTGGCGGATCGCAGTACCTCCGAATTTCCGTTACTGATTGGCCGCAACCTGCTGCGTGACGTGATGCTGGTCGATGTGAGCGGTAATAACCTGGCGCCTGTTCAACGTATCGAAGAACCTGCCCCCAAAGCCCAACCCTAG
- a CDS encoding inactive transglutaminase family protein translates to MKKPSRAPFYTIICGLILFGLVTAWLRHSQMEIPLLPGVQQPVWLIEARIDFEATGEPVTARLGLPDNPPGFRSVTEQAAAPGYGYSVVSENGVRRGEWSKRGAIGLQTIYYKSQFTIGHNDQALALLQQPEVRRVDWDGSSQETAAQQVLEVAWARSSTPQSLARELIKQLNSEALDQNAALLLSVSSDKSLLLEKLINQAGIPARPALGLYLEDARRHQNLTRLVQVFDGHQWVLFNPYTGEQGVPANLLLWHTGSESILDVAGGTRSRVSFSMIYQTVPVLDLIKAKNQNSIFTLVSIQHLPIEEQSMFKLLLLLPIGALVVVFMRIIIGLKTSGTFMPILIALAFLQTSLVLGLISFILVVAMGLVLRTYLSRLNLLLISRIATLVVLVIFIISALSLVGYQMGLNTGMTITFFPMIIIAWTIERMSILWEEEGPKEVLVQGGGSLLVAVLAYLLMQVPLIGHLTFNFPELNLIALALIMLMGQYTGYKLSELRRFRAMVDNAEADKKGDQP, encoded by the coding sequence ATGAAAAAGCCGTCACGTGCCCCCTTTTACACCATTATTTGCGGATTGATCCTGTTTGGCCTGGTGACTGCCTGGCTGCGTCACAGCCAGATGGAAATACCGCTGTTGCCGGGTGTGCAGCAACCGGTGTGGCTGATCGAAGCGCGTATCGATTTCGAAGCGACCGGCGAGCCGGTCACGGCGCGCCTGGGCCTGCCGGATAATCCTCCCGGTTTCCGCAGTGTCACCGAGCAGGCGGCAGCCCCCGGTTATGGTTATTCGGTGGTATCCGAAAACGGGGTGCGTCGCGGCGAATGGTCCAAGCGCGGCGCCATTGGCCTGCAAACCATCTATTACAAAAGCCAGTTCACCATCGGCCACAACGACCAGGCGCTGGCGCTCCTGCAACAACCGGAAGTCCGGCGTGTGGATTGGGATGGCTCCTCCCAGGAAACCGCTGCCCAGCAGGTGCTGGAAGTGGCCTGGGCCAGGTCCAGCACCCCGCAAAGCTTGGCGCGCGAGTTGATCAAGCAGCTCAATTCCGAAGCCCTGGATCAAAATGCGGCCCTTTTATTGTCGGTTTCTTCTGATAAATCACTGCTGTTGGAAAAACTGATAAACCAGGCGGGCATTCCTGCGCGCCCGGCCCTGGGGTTGTATTTGGAAGATGCCCGTCGCCACCAGAACCTGACCCGTTTGGTTCAGGTATTTGATGGCCACCAATGGGTGTTGTTCAATCCCTACACGGGTGAGCAGGGGGTTCCCGCCAACCTGCTGTTGTGGCATACCGGCAGTGAGTCCATCCTCGACGTGGCTGGCGGTACCCGCTCGCGTGTCAGCTTTTCGATGATTTACCAGACGGTGCCGGTGCTGGACCTTATTAAAGCCAAAAACCAGAACAGTATCTTCACCCTGGTGAGTATCCAGCATCTGCCTATTGAAGAGCAGAGCATGTTCAAGCTGCTATTGCTCCTGCCCATAGGGGCACTGGTTGTGGTGTTTATGCGGATCATCATCGGCCTGAAAACCTCGGGCACCTTTATGCCTATCCTGATTGCCCTGGCATTTTTGCAAACCTCGCTGGTGTTGGGCCTGATCAGCTTTATCCTGGTAGTGGCTATGGGCCTGGTGCTGCGCACCTATCTCTCGCGGCTTAACCTGCTGTTGATTTCGCGGATTGCGACCCTGGTAGTGCTGGTGATTTTCATCATCTCTGCCCTAAGCCTGGTTGGCTACCAGATGGGCCTGAATACCGGTATGACCATCACCTTCTTCCCGATGATCATCATTGCCTGGACCATCGAGCGCATGTCCATCCTCTGGGAAGAAGAAGGCCCCAAAGAGGTGCTGGTACAGGGCGGCGGTAGCTTGCTGGTCGCCGTGCTGGCGTACCTGCTGATGCAGGTGCCGCTCATCGGCCATCTCACCTTTAACTTCCCCGAACTTAACCTGATCGCCCTGGCGCTGATTATGCTCATGGGCCAATACACCGGTTACAAACTCTCCGAGCTGCGTCGCTTCCGCGCCATGGTGGATAACGCCGAAGCGGATAAGAAGGGAGACCAGCCATGA
- a CDS encoding alpha-L-glutamate ligase-like protein — MSKAAKPSLLTSAGITRWWGSWVSPWRLKRMGILGMNCRNHEFISAYNPRSLYPLVDNKLKTKLLAEEYEVATPKLFFVVNSQHEISHIEEKLMALEAFAVKPAKGSGGKGILVIIGRRGDNFIKSSGAEITIEDIRRHMSNALAGLYSLGGKPDVVIVEDLIKFDDYFKDYSYEGVPDIRIIIFKGYPVMAMLRLATHKSDGKANLHQGAVGVGLDIATGRALGAVQHSIPVTHHPDTGRALNEIQIANWRDWLLIASRCYEMTGLGYIGTDLVLDKERGAQLLELNARPGLSIQVANGRGLLPRLRHVESLKARMHRTPEQRVDYVMKTFTADGL, encoded by the coding sequence ATGAGCAAGGCTGCCAAGCCGTCCCTGCTGACCTCGGCGGGTATTACTCGCTGGTGGGGCTCCTGGGTCAGCCCCTGGCGCCTCAAGCGTATGGGAATCCTCGGTATGAACTGCCGCAACCACGAGTTCATTTCCGCCTACAACCCGCGCAGCCTTTATCCCCTGGTTGATAACAAACTCAAAACCAAACTGCTGGCCGAAGAATACGAAGTCGCCACACCCAAGTTATTTTTCGTGGTCAATTCCCAGCACGAAATTTCCCACATCGAAGAAAAACTCATGGCCCTGGAAGCCTTCGCCGTAAAGCCGGCCAAGGGGTCAGGGGGTAAAGGAATTCTGGTCATCATCGGTCGCCGCGGCGATAACTTTATTAAATCATCCGGTGCTGAAATCACCATCGAAGATATCCGTCGCCACATGAGTAACGCCCTTGCCGGACTCTACTCGCTGGGCGGTAAACCCGATGTGGTTATTGTGGAAGACCTGATCAAATTCGATGACTACTTCAAGGATTATTCCTACGAAGGCGTGCCGGATATCCGCATCATTATTTTTAAAGGCTATCCGGTCATGGCGATGCTGCGCCTCGCAACCCACAAGTCTGACGGCAAGGCCAACCTGCACCAGGGGGCGGTGGGGGTGGGGCTGGATATTGCCACCGGTCGCGCACTCGGTGCGGTGCAACATTCAATACCTGTGACCCATCATCCCGATACCGGCCGCGCGCTCAACGAAATCCAGATCGCCAACTGGCGCGACTGGTTGTTGATTGCCTCGCGCTGCTACGAAATGACCGGGTTGGGTTACATAGGCACTGACCTGGTACTCGATAAAGAGCGCGGCGCACAACTGCTTGAACTCAACGCCCGCCCCGGACTCAGCATCCAGGTCGCCAACGGCCGCGGCCTGCTGCCGCGCCTGCGCCATGTCGAATCACTGAAAGCGCGCATGCACCGCACACCGGAACAGCGCGTGGATTATGTGATGAAGACATTCACCGCGGATGGGTTGTAA
- a CDS encoding porin family protein yields the protein MKKHILAAAVMLSGSLSVFAEGFYTAAEFTRNKIEADVGDYSVSRSENGYGLGVGYNLTSRIALELAYRDLLSFTESDTYEDVEYSSTIDVTAIQFSITGSYPLNQQFSLYGRLGAGRIQVESSYYENAWGDIARESDDETKTRALVGIGVRYAITEHVGARVEYSRFSKISGTTLSSMHLGIDYQF from the coding sequence ATGAAAAAGCATATTCTTGCTGCTGCAGTCATGTTAAGTGGGAGCCTCTCCGTATTTGCGGAAGGCTTTTATACTGCTGCTGAATTTACCCGCAATAAAATCGAAGCCGATGTTGGTGATTACTCTGTGAGTCGTAGTGAAAATGGCTATGGCTTGGGGGTGGGCTACAACCTGACTTCCCGTATTGCACTGGAGCTGGCCTATCGCGATTTGCTCAGTTTCACTGAGAGCGATACCTATGAGGATGTTGAATACTCCTCAACCATCGATGTCACTGCCATACAGTTTTCCATTACTGGCAGTTACCCCTTAAACCAACAATTTTCCCTCTATGGTCGTTTGGGCGCGGGCCGTATCCAGGTCGAATCCAGCTATTACGAAAATGCCTGGGGTGACATTGCGCGTGAATCCGATGACGAAACCAAAACCAGGGCACTGGTGGGTATCGGTGTACGTTACGCCATTACCGAACATGTCGGTGCACGGGTTGAATACTCACGTTTCAGCAAGATCAGTGGGACAACCCTATCGTCCATGCATTTAGGGATTGATTACCAGTTCTAG